A single genomic interval of Halorubrum aethiopicum harbors:
- a CDS encoding halocyanin domain-containing protein: MTANADEASMSRRRLLRAGGASAAAAAGIAAGTGTAAAQYDGWLDDVSNYDGTHDYRGQDEVTVEVGAGDTGLLFAPAAILIDPGTTVVWEWTGRGGAHNVVANDETFDSGETVNEEGYTFEYTFEDASEGDVFNYLCVPHEAVGMKGSVAIGSVDDDLVSTGGGGSGGGGGGAAAVVEAVAARATVVEATEARGSPRATSARSRSVSASPAHSSCRCSTRPTARRRRTGSAADPGLPDRRRDPGRTRRFSLLSPGSPSRRQNA; the protein is encoded by the coding sequence ATGACAGCGAACGCCGACGAGGCGTCGATGAGTCGCCGCCGACTCCTCCGAGCGGGCGGTGCGAGCGCCGCGGCGGCGGCGGGGATCGCCGCGGGGACCGGAACCGCAGCCGCCCAGTACGACGGCTGGCTGGACGACGTGAGCAACTACGACGGCACCCACGACTACCGGGGCCAAGACGAGGTCACGGTCGAGGTCGGCGCGGGCGATACCGGGTTGCTCTTCGCGCCGGCGGCGATCCTGATCGATCCCGGCACGACCGTGGTGTGGGAGTGGACCGGTCGAGGCGGCGCGCACAACGTCGTCGCGAACGACGAGACGTTCGACAGCGGCGAGACGGTCAACGAGGAGGGGTACACCTTCGAGTACACCTTCGAGGACGCGAGCGAGGGGGACGTCTTCAACTACCTCTGTGTGCCCCACGAGGCGGTCGGGATGAAGGGGTCGGTCGCGATCGGCAGCGTCGACGACGACCTCGTGAGCACGGGCGGTGGCGGCAGCGGTGGAGGCGGCGGGGGGGCAGCAGCGGTGGTGGAGGCGGTGGCGGCGAGGGCGACGGTGGTGGAGGCGACGGAGGCGAGGGGCTCTCCGCGGGCGACCTCGGCGCGCTCGCGCTCGGTCTCGGCGTCGCCGGCTCACTCCTCGTGCCGCTGTTCTACGCGGCCCACCGCAAGGCGGAGAAGAACCGGTAGCGCGGCGGATCCGGGCCTCCCGGACCGTCGACGGGACCCCGGTCGAACGCGCCGTTTTTCCCTACTGTCGCCCGGTTCCCCGTCACGCCGTCAGAACGCGTGA
- a CDS encoding DUF420 domain-containing protein, whose translation MREWARENVPALTAVASVVSLALVFGAVGGAIPSGLLPRASDAALAAIPHLNAAISATAIATILLGWRAISRGNVRRHRAFMLASFALFSAFLAGYLYRLILVGTAEFPGPEVAYTYLYLPFLAIHILFAIVCIPFVFHALFLAATRPYEELYHTRHAQVGFVAALLWLVSFAMGIGVYVMLYHAF comes from the coding sequence ATGCGAGAGTGGGCCCGCGAGAACGTCCCGGCACTGACCGCCGTCGCCTCCGTCGTCTCGCTCGCGCTCGTCTTCGGCGCCGTCGGCGGGGCCATCCCGAGCGGTCTCCTCCCCCGAGCGAGCGACGCGGCGCTCGCCGCGATCCCGCACCTGAACGCCGCGATCTCCGCGACCGCGATCGCCACGATCCTCCTCGGCTGGCGCGCGATCTCCCGCGGAAACGTCCGGCGACACCGGGCGTTCATGCTGGCGTCGTTCGCGCTCTTCTCGGCGTTCCTCGCCGGCTACCTCTACCGGCTGATACTCGTCGGAACCGCGGAGTTCCCCGGCCCGGAGGTCGCTTACACCTACCTCTACCTCCCGTTTCTCGCGATCCACATCCTGTTCGCGATCGTCTGTATCCCCTTCGTCTTCCACGCGCTGTTCCTCGCGGCCACCCGTCCCTATGAGGAGCTGTATCACACCCGCCACGCGCAGGTCGGCTTCGTCGCCGCGCTCCTCTGGCTCGTCTCCTTCGCGATGGGGATCGGCGTCTACGTCATGCTGTATCACGCGTTCTGA
- the gatE gene encoding Glu-tRNA(Gln) amidotransferase subunit GatE — MSEYDHEELGLVAGLEIHQQLDTATKLFCDSPTVERDPAEADREITRRLHPTKSELGELDQAALEESRVDREFTYLAYDTTCLVEEDDEPPRRIDEEALSVALQIADLLDVSVVDQAHVMRKLVIDGSNTSGFQRSILLGQDGEIETDDGSVSIEDLMLEEESAKRVEETDDGVVYSLDRLGVPLVEIGTGPDITSPEQAKEAAERIGMLLRSTGAVKRGLGTIRQDVNVSIVEGARVEVKGVQDLAGIEDIVRGEVGRQAELLAIRDELEDRGASVGDVSDVTDVLADTDSGVIRGALDSGGKVTAVPLFGFDGLVGREIQPDRRLGTELSDHAKRHGAGGIFHTDELPAYGVTEAEVDALREAVGAGEDDAVAIVAADPETADLAIEAAAERAAAAIEGVPEETRGANDDGTTRYLRPLPGAARMYPETDVPPVEPDPSDVDRPELLDEKTDRYVEAFGLDRGLAEQVAFGRRFPLFETAVDRGIDPTFAASTLESTTTEIRRDGAPVENLTDDHFLAVFELVEEGDLAKEGVPEVLATLAEEPDLTAAEAVEEAGLSGVSDEAVREAVREVVERNADQVEAEGMGAFSGLMGEAMGALRGKADGEVVSDALREEIGKRS; from the coding sequence ATGAGCGAGTACGACCACGAGGAGTTGGGCCTCGTCGCCGGGCTGGAGATCCACCAGCAGCTCGACACGGCGACGAAGCTGTTCTGTGACTCCCCGACCGTCGAGCGCGACCCCGCCGAGGCCGACCGGGAGATAACCCGGCGGCTCCACCCGACCAAGAGCGAACTGGGCGAGCTCGACCAAGCCGCCCTAGAGGAGAGCCGCGTCGACCGCGAGTTCACCTATCTCGCGTACGACACGACCTGCCTGGTCGAGGAGGACGACGAGCCGCCGAGGCGGATCGACGAGGAGGCGCTGTCGGTCGCGCTCCAGATCGCCGACCTCCTCGACGTGAGCGTCGTCGACCAGGCGCACGTGATGCGAAAGCTCGTGATCGACGGCTCGAACACCTCCGGCTTCCAGCGGTCGATCCTGCTCGGACAGGACGGCGAGATCGAGACGGACGACGGGAGCGTCTCCATCGAGGACCTCATGCTCGAGGAGGAGTCGGCCAAACGGGTCGAGGAGACCGACGACGGCGTCGTCTACTCGCTCGACCGCCTCGGCGTCCCGCTCGTCGAGATCGGCACCGGTCCGGACATCACCAGCCCCGAACAGGCGAAGGAGGCGGCCGAGCGGATCGGCATGCTGTTGCGATCGACGGGGGCGGTGAAACGCGGACTCGGCACGATCCGTCAGGACGTCAACGTCTCGATCGTCGAAGGGGCGCGCGTCGAGGTGAAGGGCGTCCAGGATCTGGCGGGGATCGAGGACATCGTCCGCGGCGAGGTCGGCCGGCAGGCCGAACTGCTCGCGATCCGCGACGAGCTCGAGGACCGCGGCGCGAGCGTCGGCGACGTTTCGGACGTCACCGACGTCCTCGCCGACACCGATTCCGGGGTGATCCGAGGCGCGCTCGACTCGGGCGGGAAGGTGACGGCGGTCCCGCTGTTCGGCTTCGACGGGCTCGTGGGCCGAGAGATCCAGCCGGACCGGCGGCTCGGCACGGAGCTTTCTGACCACGCGAAACGTCACGGCGCGGGCGGGATCTTCCACACCGACGAGCTGCCCGCCTACGGCGTGACCGAGGCCGAGGTCGACGCGCTCCGCGAGGCGGTCGGCGCGGGCGAGGACGACGCGGTGGCGATCGTCGCCGCCGATCCGGAGACCGCGGACCTCGCGATCGAGGCCGCCGCGGAGCGCGCGGCCGCCGCGATCGAGGGCGTCCCCGAGGAGACCCGCGGCGCGAACGACGACGGCACCACGCGCTACCTCCGGCCGCTTCCCGGCGCGGCGCGAATGTACCCCGAGACGGACGTGCCGCCGGTCGAGCCCGACCCCTCGGACGTCGATCGACCTGAGCTGCTCGACGAGAAGACCGACCGGTACGTGGAGGCGTTCGGGCTCGACCGCGGGCTCGCGGAGCAGGTCGCCTTCGGCCGCCGGTTCCCGCTGTTCGAGACCGCCGTCGACCGCGGGATCGACCCCACCTTCGCCGCCTCGACGCTGGAGTCGACGACGACGGAGATCCGCCGGGACGGCGCGCCGGTCGAGAACCTGACGGACGACCACTTCCTCGCGGTCTTCGAGCTGGTCGAGGAGGGCGACCTCGCGAAGGAGGGCGTCCCGGAGGTGCTGGCGACGCTCGCCGAGGAGCCCGACCTGACCGCGGCCGAGGCCGTCGAGGAGGCGGGTCTCTCGGGCGTGAGCGACGAGGCGGTCCGCGAGGCGGTCCGCGAGGTCGTCGAGCGCAACGCCGACCAGGTCGAAGCCGAGGGGATGGGCGCGTTCTCCGGGCTGATGGGCGAGGCGATGGGCGCGCTCCGCGGGAAGGCGGACGGCGAGGTCGTCTCCGACGCGCTCCGCGAGGAGATCGGAAAGCGCTCGTAG
- a CDS encoding helix-turn-helix domain-containing protein has protein sequence MRYVHVKFRFPPSIRHPMHDFLDGGGEWRSELLTWRRLDDGTLATLFRVTAAREPYLERLRTVDSIERFEVSPATESASDDGDGGGNENDGGDGNDGDDDPETFYLKAHETLDGPLDAFLGAFLETEFLSVPPVVYRPDGRLSIGVVGPADQLRGAFSALPDAIDVDVDRIGSYDGGRRLAGVEVTDRQAEALRAARRIGYYDVPRTGSVADVADALDCSSSTAGAHLRKAEAALVDAYLDG, from the coding sequence ATGCGGTACGTCCACGTGAAGTTTCGATTCCCGCCGTCGATCCGGCACCCGATGCACGACTTCCTCGACGGTGGCGGGGAGTGGCGCTCGGAGCTTCTGACCTGGCGTCGGCTCGACGACGGGACGCTCGCGACGCTGTTCCGGGTCACCGCCGCGCGGGAGCCGTACCTCGAACGGCTGCGGACCGTCGACTCGATCGAGCGATTCGAGGTCAGTCCGGCGACCGAATCGGCCTCCGACGACGGAGACGGCGGGGGCAACGAGAACGACGGGGGTGACGGGAACGACGGGGACGACGACCCCGAGACGTTCTACCTGAAGGCACACGAGACGCTCGACGGTCCCCTCGACGCGTTCCTCGGCGCGTTCCTCGAGACCGAGTTTCTCTCGGTCCCGCCGGTCGTGTACCGCCCGGACGGGCGGCTCTCCATCGGCGTCGTCGGTCCTGCGGACCAGCTACGGGGGGCGTTCTCGGCGCTCCCGGATGCGATCGACGTCGATGTCGACCGGATCGGATCGTACGACGGCGGCCGCCGGCTCGCGGGCGTCGAGGTGACCGACCGACAGGCGGAGGCGCTCCGCGCGGCGCGGCGGATCGGCTACTACGACGTGCCGCGGACCGGGTCGGTCGCGGACGTAGCCGACGCGCTCGACTGCTCGTCGTCGACCGCGGGCGCACACCTCCGGAAGGCGGAGGCCGCGCTCGTCGACGCGTATCTCGACGGGTGA
- a CDS encoding cytochrome P450 — protein sequence MSDTSSRSDDGENSPGAACPPDPDGLPVLGNVHALAADALEFYERRAAERGGVARYDVFDTESYLLTDPDAIRRVLVDEHACYVKGEMPREQLGNLLGDGLFLAEGTRWREQRTAMRSAFFRERVDEYGDAMVEHAQGAAADWDDGDVVDVHEAATEYAFAVLAESLLGDDIERERETVRAAAASITERFDMRRLTSFLPEWIPTPANRRYRRRLDALRGAIEDLVAERRAAGPPADPGSADDLLGTLVAAAELGALDDDELVDNAVTFLFAGHETSALGLSYTLHALATRPDVQDRVREEVAAFDDDPTPAEVRDCPALTAAVDEALRLYPPVHTFFREPTEPVTLGGYRIPAGVVVSLSPWVVHRDDRWWDEPETYRPERWLHESSSGEVSVGDDTSGPAVGERPEYAYFPFGGGPRHCIGMRFARQELRLATATLLRRVRLEAVDEDLTLRASANTRPAGPVRVRIHELDGETATGDDRVATGDA from the coding sequence ATGAGCGACACGAGTTCACGATCCGACGACGGCGAGAACTCTCCCGGCGCGGCGTGCCCGCCCGACCCGGACGGGCTTCCCGTCCTCGGCAACGTCCACGCACTCGCCGCCGACGCGCTCGAGTTCTACGAACGCCGGGCGGCCGAGCGCGGCGGCGTCGCTCGGTACGACGTGTTCGACACGGAGAGCTACCTCCTCACCGACCCCGACGCGATCCGGCGGGTCCTCGTCGACGAGCACGCATGCTACGTGAAAGGCGAGATGCCCCGCGAGCAACTCGGCAACCTCCTCGGCGACGGGCTCTTCCTCGCGGAGGGAACGCGGTGGCGCGAGCAGCGGACCGCGATGCGGTCGGCGTTCTTCCGCGAGCGCGTCGACGAGTACGGCGACGCCATGGTCGAGCACGCCCAGGGCGCGGCCGCCGACTGGGACGACGGCGACGTCGTCGACGTCCACGAGGCGGCCACGGAGTACGCGTTCGCGGTCCTCGCGGAGAGCCTCCTCGGCGACGACATCGAGCGCGAACGCGAGACGGTGCGTGCGGCCGCGGCGAGCATCACCGAGCGGTTCGACATGCGACGGCTGACTTCCTTTCTGCCCGAGTGGATCCCGACGCCGGCGAACCGGCGGTATCGCCGGCGGCTCGACGCGCTACGGGGAGCGATCGAGGACCTCGTCGCCGAGCGACGCGCGGCGGGGCCGCCCGCCGATCCCGGATCGGCCGACGACCTGCTCGGGACGCTCGTCGCGGCCGCGGAGCTCGGCGCGCTCGACGACGACGAGCTCGTCGACAACGCCGTGACGTTCCTCTTCGCCGGCCACGAGACGAGCGCGCTCGGGCTGAGTTACACCCTCCACGCGCTCGCGACGCGCCCCGACGTTCAGGATCGAGTCCGCGAAGAGGTCGCGGCGTTCGACGACGACCCGACGCCCGCCGAGGTCCGCGACTGTCCGGCGCTGACCGCCGCGGTCGACGAGGCGCTCAGGCTGTATCCGCCGGTTCACACCTTCTTCCGGGAGCCGACCGAGCCGGTGACGCTCGGCGGGTACCGGATCCCCGCCGGCGTGGTGGTGTCGCTCTCGCCGTGGGTGGTCCACCGCGACGACCGGTGGTGGGACGAACCGGAGACCTACCGGCCGGAGCGCTGGCTTCACGAGTCGTCGTCGGGGGAGGTTTCCGTGGGCGACGACACGTCGGGACCGGCCGTCGGCGAGCGGCCGGAGTACGCCTACTTCCCGTTCGGCGGCGGGCCGCGCCACTGTATCGGGATGCGGTTCGCTCGCCAGGAGCTGCGGCTCGCGACCGCGACGCTGCTCCGCCGGGTCCGGTTGGAGGCGGTCGACGAGGACCTGACGCTCCGCGCCAGCGCGAACACGCGGCCGGCGGGACCGGTTCGGGTCAGGATCCACGAACTGGACGGGGAGACGGCAACCGGCGACGACCGGGTAGCAACCGGCGACGCCTAG
- a CDS encoding ZIP family metal transporter → MALLQNLAFVFLAGLLTALATGLGALPFLFFESISDRGNVVLWGLSSGIMVTASLFGLIDEGLAEGTIGEVAVGMAAGVVLVILAHEVLLDADIDPHQYEEADFRKLVLILGVLTVHSFPEGVAVGVSFADLGLEGGVSVLGFTVPALAVFMTLAISIHNVPEGTAISIPLRAMDVPEWKMVWWAVFSSLPQPIGAVIAFAFVRIAREFLPYGFGFAAGAMIYLVLTEFLPEALDAGEGLPYGGKRELVGGILLGAAVMVPLAYV, encoded by the coding sequence ATGGCCCTTCTCCAGAACCTCGCGTTCGTCTTCCTCGCGGGACTCCTCACGGCGCTCGCGACCGGGCTCGGCGCGCTTCCCTTCCTCTTCTTCGAGTCCATCAGCGACCGCGGAAACGTGGTTCTCTGGGGACTCTCCTCCGGGATCATGGTGACCGCGTCGCTGTTCGGGCTGATCGACGAGGGACTCGCCGAGGGGACGATCGGGGAGGTCGCGGTCGGGATGGCCGCCGGCGTCGTCCTCGTGATCCTGGCCCACGAGGTGCTCCTCGACGCCGACATCGACCCCCACCAGTACGAGGAGGCGGACTTCCGCAAGCTCGTGTTGATCCTCGGCGTCCTCACGGTCCACAGCTTCCCCGAGGGCGTCGCCGTCGGCGTCTCCTTCGCCGACCTCGGGCTGGAGGGCGGCGTCTCCGTTCTGGGGTTCACCGTGCCCGCCCTCGCGGTGTTCATGACGCTCGCGATCTCGATCCACAACGTCCCCGAGGGGACGGCGATCTCGATCCCGCTGCGGGCGATGGATGTCCCCGAGTGGAAGATGGTGTGGTGGGCGGTGTTCTCGAGTCTCCCGCAGCCGATCGGCGCGGTGATCGCGTTCGCGTTCGTCCGGATCGCCCGGGAGTTCCTCCCGTACGGCTTCGGCTTCGCCGCCGGCGCGATGATCTACCTCGTGCTCACGGAGTTCCTCCCGGAGGCGCTCGACGCCGGCGAGGGGCTCCCCTACGGCGGCAAGCGCGAACTCGTCGGCGGGATCCTCCTCGGCGCGGCGGTGATGGTCCCGCTGGCGTACGTCTAG
- a CDS encoding 5-formyltetrahydrofolate cyclo-ligase, with translation MTKRQVRQTVWDALEDRGIARFPFPPHDRIPNFAGADDARDRLAETHEWESAETVKANPDAPQLPVRRAALRAGKTVYVAQPRLRDPDPFLRLDPAAIDDVDAATTVSGISDHGIPTAPEDVPRVDLVVSGSVAVRTDGARIGKGEGYSDLEWAVLRELDAVDDDTVVVTTVHELQVVDEPPSPVDDAARLPDPDRHDVPLDLVVTPERVVRTGSDAERPAGVDWDALDAERLAEIPVLAERAPEPSDGS, from the coding sequence CTGACCAAACGCCAGGTCCGGCAGACGGTGTGGGACGCCCTCGAGGACCGCGGGATCGCTCGGTTCCCCTTCCCGCCGCACGACCGGATCCCGAACTTCGCGGGCGCGGACGACGCCCGCGACCGACTCGCGGAGACGCACGAGTGGGAGTCCGCGGAGACGGTGAAGGCCAACCCCGACGCTCCGCAACTCCCGGTCCGCCGGGCCGCGCTCCGCGCCGGCAAGACCGTCTACGTGGCCCAGCCACGACTGCGCGATCCGGATCCCTTCCTCCGGCTCGACCCCGCCGCGATCGACGACGTCGACGCGGCCACGACGGTTTCGGGGATCTCCGATCACGGGATCCCGACCGCCCCCGAGGACGTGCCCCGCGTCGACCTCGTCGTCTCCGGGTCGGTCGCGGTGCGGACGGACGGGGCCCGGATCGGGAAGGGGGAGGGGTACAGCGACCTCGAGTGGGCCGTCCTCCGCGAACTCGACGCCGTCGACGACGACACGGTAGTGGTGACGACGGTCCACGAGCTCCAGGTCGTCGACGAGCCGCCCTCGCCGGTCGACGACGCGGCGCGACTCCCCGACCCCGACCGCCACGACGTTCCCCTCGATCTCGTCGTGACGCCCGAGCGAGTCGTCCGAACGGGAAGCGACGCCGAGCGGCCCGCGGGCGTCGACTGGGACGCGCTCGACGCGGAGCGCCTGGCCGAGATCCCGGTGCTGGCCGAGCGCGCGCCCGAACCGAGCGACGGGTCCTGA
- a CDS encoding halocyanin domain-containing protein: MGLGALVGFDAVRSVNAGAETTGDHHDADPSADGDPLDDWLATANDPRTPQVRDFRFDDPPTVYLDVADSKSFSPPAVKVEPGTTVTWEWTDADDEHNVVAVDGEFDSGPAESEAGTTFEHTFEDAGTYRYVSEPQADAGMKGVVVAEPAPSSEYPAVDEWLVDTNGYDGTITERTGEDLVEVVTGADGNGGHFAFEPHAVKVSAGTTVRWAWTGEGGGHDVVFEDADVRTESIAVEPGVHFEHTFNEPGVFRYACRPHRALGHRGAIVVE; encoded by the coding sequence ATGGGCCTCGGGGCTCTGGTCGGTTTCGACGCCGTCCGAAGCGTGAACGCGGGCGCGGAGACGACGGGAGATCACCACGACGCCGATCCGTCCGCCGACGGCGACCCGCTCGACGACTGGCTCGCGACCGCCAACGACCCGCGGACGCCGCAGGTCCGTGACTTCCGGTTCGACGACCCGCCGACGGTGTACCTCGACGTCGCCGACTCGAAGTCGTTCTCGCCGCCGGCGGTCAAGGTCGAGCCGGGAACGACGGTGACGTGGGAGTGGACCGACGCCGACGACGAACACAACGTCGTCGCGGTCGACGGCGAGTTCGACAGCGGCCCCGCCGAGTCCGAGGCGGGAACGACGTTCGAGCACACCTTCGAGGACGCGGGCACGTATCGCTACGTGAGCGAGCCGCAGGCCGACGCGGGGATGAAGGGCGTCGTCGTCGCCGAGCCCGCTCCCTCCAGCGAGTACCCGGCGGTCGACGAGTGGCTGGTCGACACGAACGGGTACGACGGGACCATCACCGAACGGACGGGCGAGGACCTCGTCGAGGTCGTCACCGGAGCCGACGGCAACGGCGGCCACTTCGCGTTCGAGCCGCACGCGGTGAAGGTCTCCGCCGGAACGACCGTCCGCTGGGCGTGGACCGGCGAGGGAGGCGGCCACGACGTCGTCTTCGAGGACGCGGACGTCCGGACCGAATCGATCGCCGTCGAACCCGGCGTCCACTTCGAGCACACCTTCAACGAACCCGGCGTGTTCCGGTACGCCTGTCGACCCCACCGCGCCCTCGGCCACCGCGGCGCGATCGTCGTCGAGTGA
- a CDS encoding DUF4013 domain-containing protein, producing the protein MLEDGLSYPVRGDWIGRILIGGVLGFLSVLLLPAFVILGYLVRVLETTVEGAEDPPEFEDWGDLLVKGIIGTVITVAYTFVPVLAYAILVFLVIGTGGAIGGDAGAIVGILGVLLALAFLPVLLLVYYAVPAALTAYAARGEIGAAFDVDLLKPTLLSTDYLVAILMPLVVTFVLWIATGILAITVVGLLLVPFLQFYGQVAVFRMFGAAFSDQSDELDAGSAGSDDAGPVDPTEPAAN; encoded by the coding sequence ATGCTCGAAGACGGACTCTCGTACCCGGTTCGTGGCGACTGGATAGGCCGCATCCTCATCGGCGGGGTGTTGGGGTTCCTCTCGGTGCTTCTGCTCCCGGCGTTCGTCATACTCGGCTACCTCGTCCGGGTGCTCGAGACCACGGTGGAGGGCGCGGAGGACCCGCCGGAGTTCGAAGACTGGGGCGACCTCCTCGTGAAGGGGATCATCGGAACGGTCATCACCGTCGCGTACACGTTCGTTCCGGTGCTCGCGTACGCGATCCTGGTCTTTCTGGTCATCGGGACGGGCGGTGCGATCGGCGGCGACGCGGGCGCGATCGTGGGGATACTCGGCGTGCTGCTCGCGCTCGCGTTCCTGCCGGTGTTGCTGTTGGTCTACTATGCGGTTCCCGCCGCGTTGACCGCCTACGCGGCTCGCGGCGAGATCGGCGCGGCCTTCGACGTCGATCTGTTGAAACCCACCCTGTTGAGCACCGACTACCTCGTGGCGATCCTCATGCCGCTCGTCGTCACCTTCGTCCTCTGGATCGCGACCGGGATCCTAGCGATCACGGTCGTCGGTCTGCTCCTCGTTCCCTTCCTCCAGTTCTACGGGCAGGTGGCGGTGTTCCGGATGTTCGGCGCCGCGTTCTCGGACCAGAGCGACGAGCTCGACGCCGGCTCCGCCGGGTCGGACGACGCCGGACCTGTGGACCCGACCGAGCCAGCGGCGAACTGA
- the engB gene encoding GTP-binding protein EngB, with amino-acid sequence MFEDRPDRDAEVVLVGRSNVGKSTIMRELTGHDVSVGGKPGVTRQPNHFDWASESFMFTDLPGFGFMSGVEEDRREQIKTDVVRYVEENAERILAGIVVVDGKSAVDIIDRHRERGNVPHDVEMFAFLEEIGVDPIVAVNKTDKIDDLDERLNEICDRLGLYPPWQQWSDTVAPICAKRGDIDALEECLRDRFHDHNRDDLLKFVS; translated from the coding sequence ATGTTCGAAGACCGGCCGGACCGCGACGCGGAGGTCGTCCTCGTCGGACGGTCGAACGTCGGGAAGTCGACGATCATGCGCGAGCTGACGGGCCACGACGTCTCCGTCGGGGGGAAACCCGGCGTGACCCGCCAGCCGAACCACTTCGACTGGGCGAGCGAGTCGTTCATGTTTACGGACCTCCCCGGCTTCGGCTTCATGTCCGGCGTCGAGGAGGACCGTCGCGAGCAGATCAAGACCGACGTGGTGCGGTACGTCGAGGAGAACGCGGAGCGGATCCTCGCGGGCATCGTCGTCGTCGACGGCAAGAGCGCGGTCGACATCATCGACCGCCACCGCGAGCGCGGGAACGTCCCGCACGACGTGGAGATGTTCGCGTTCCTCGAGGAGATAGGGGTCGACCCGATCGTCGCCGTGAACAAGACCGACAAGATCGACGACCTCGACGAGCGGCTGAACGAGATCTGTGACCGGCTCGGGCTGTATCCCCCGTGGCAGCAGTGGTCCGACACGGTCGCGCCGATCTGCGCGAAGCGCGGCGACATCGACGCGCTCGAGGAGTGTCTGCGCGACCGCTTTCACGACCACAACCGCGACGACCTGCTGAAGTTCGTCTCCTAG
- a CDS encoding enolase, translating to MSAYERIADLSVTIESVDRRRYAADTTSGFERTTTEFRLAGDGLVGRGEDVTYETADHDALAGTDPVDLEGEWTIDELSAALDDVDLFDTKPPERESFRNYRRWAVESAALDLGLRQADASLGEFLGIEPDPVRFVVSTRLGDPPSADRVEDLLALDDDLEFKLDPTPDWPESAFERLRETGAVRVLDLKGWYEGTDVDVPADPELYRDTLAAFPSAVIEDAAFTPETRPLLEPQADRLAFDYPIDGVDAIESLPVEPGWCNVKPSRFGTLESLFETIAYCREEGIEMYGGGQFELASGRTAIQTLAALFYPNGPNDVAPGAFNDPDASPPYPRSPLEPDDDAVGFEF from the coding sequence ATGAGCGCGTACGAGCGGATCGCGGACCTCTCCGTCACGATCGAGTCGGTCGACAGGCGGCGCTACGCCGCGGACACGACGAGCGGGTTCGAGCGGACGACCACGGAGTTCCGGCTCGCCGGCGACGGGCTCGTCGGCCGCGGCGAGGACGTGACCTACGAGACCGCCGACCACGACGCGCTCGCCGGGACGGACCCGGTCGATCTCGAGGGGGAGTGGACGATCGACGAGCTCTCCGCCGCCCTCGACGACGTGGACCTCTTCGACACGAAGCCGCCCGAACGGGAGTCGTTCCGGAACTACCGCCGGTGGGCCGTCGAGAGCGCGGCGCTCGACCTCGGCCTTCGTCAGGCCGACGCGAGCCTCGGCGAGTTCCTCGGGATCGAGCCCGACCCCGTGAGGTTCGTCGTCTCGACGCGGCTCGGCGATCCGCCCTCCGCCGACCGCGTCGAGGACCTGCTCGCGCTCGACGACGACCTCGAGTTCAAGCTCGACCCGACGCCCGACTGGCCCGAATCGGCGTTCGAGCGCCTGCGCGAGACGGGCGCGGTCCGCGTCCTCGACTTGAAGGGGTGGTACGAGGGGACGGACGTGGACGTCCCCGCCGACCCCGAACTCTACCGCGACACGCTCGCCGCCTTCCCGTCGGCCGTGATCGAGGACGCGGCGTTCACGCCCGAGACCCGGCCGCTGCTCGAGCCCCAGGCCGACCGCCTCGCCTTCGACTACCCGATCGACGGGGTCGACGCCATCGAGTCGCTGCCCGTCGAGCCGGGATGGTGTAACGTCAAACCCTCGCGGTTCGGGACGCTCGAGTCGCTGTTCGAGACGATCGCCTACTGCCGCGAGGAGGGGATCGAGATGTACGGCGGCGGGCAGTTCGAACTGGCGAGCGGCCGGACCGCGATCCAGACGCTCGCGGCGCTGTTCTACCCGAACGGCCCCAACGACGTCGCGCCCGGCGCGTTCAACGATCCGGACGCGTCCCCGCCGTACCCGAGGAGTCCGCTCGAACCCGACGACGACGCCGTCGGCTTCGAGTTCTAA